In Syntrophomonas wolfei subsp. wolfei str. Goettingen G311, a single window of DNA contains:
- the rpe gene encoding ribulose-phosphate 3-epimerase, with protein MILVAPSILSANFTHLGEDIRKVEEAGADWLHIDVMDGHFVPNLTIGPQVVADIRSRSKLFFDVHLMVEKPESLIAVFVEAGADLLTVHYESCPHLHRVVHMIKDAGIKAGVALNPASSIMLLENIISELDLLLLMSVNPGFGGQSFIPGVLDKITKARKLLESTGSPAYLQVDGGINLETARQVVEAGCNVLVAGSYVFKSPEPGEAVKSLKNLGSS; from the coding sequence GTGATACTAGTTGCTCCGTCAATACTATCCGCTAATTTTACTCATCTGGGGGAAGATATCCGAAAAGTAGAAGAAGCTGGAGCCGATTGGTTGCATATAGATGTTATGGATGGTCATTTTGTACCCAACCTAACTATTGGGCCCCAGGTAGTAGCTGATATTCGTTCCCGCTCAAAGCTGTTTTTTGATGTTCACCTGATGGTAGAGAAACCCGAATCCTTGATAGCTGTTTTTGTAGAAGCCGGCGCTGACCTTTTAACGGTACATTATGAAAGCTGTCCCCATCTGCACCGGGTGGTACATATGATAAAAGATGCAGGAATTAAAGCAGGAGTAGCCCTTAATCCCGCTTCATCGATAATGCTGCTGGAGAACATAATTTCTGAACTGGATCTGCTTTTGCTAATGAGTGTTAATCCGGGTTTCGGGGGTCAGAGCTTTATTCCCGGAGTATTGGATAAAATTACTAAAGCCAGGAAACTGCTGGAGAGCACTGGTTCTCCCGCTTATCTGCAAGTAGATGGAGGAATAAATCTGGAAACAGCAAGACAGGTGGTGGAGGCAGGTTGCAATGTGCTGGTTGCCGGTTCCTATGTTTTCAAGTCCCCGGAACCGGGAGAAGCGGTGAAGAGTTTGAAAAACCTCGGTAGCTCTTGA
- the rsgA gene encoding ribosome small subunit-dependent GTPase A — translation MTANKAEGLVLKRYSGFYYVQDEQYQIYECKLRGKIKAPVFTGDRVKFTPLEAGKGILESIIPRKNELYRPRIANVNLLLIIMACKQPSPSLILLDKLLLLASYYRITPQILLNKSDLPPDSKSIFIEDYYPQMGLPPIKTSAIKKTGIDTLRIVIENKITVFAGPSGAGKSSLLNALVDGISVKTQELSKKVERGKHTTRHVELYPLESGGWIADTPGFSQLEIPAIKSSELASYFNDLSSVAEECKFNDCLHQGEKECAVKDAVNEGLIAKSRYQNYISILEEILAKERSYK, via the coding sequence ATGACCGCTAATAAAGCTGAAGGATTGGTTTTAAAAAGATACAGCGGATTCTATTATGTCCAGGATGAGCAATACCAGATATATGAGTGCAAACTCCGGGGTAAGATCAAGGCCCCTGTTTTTACTGGAGATAGGGTTAAATTTACTCCTCTGGAAGCGGGAAAGGGTATTTTGGAAAGCATAATTCCCCGTAAAAACGAACTTTACCGTCCCAGAATAGCTAACGTTAATCTACTGTTAATAATAATGGCCTGCAAGCAACCATCACCCAGCCTTATTCTCTTGGACAAGTTATTGTTGCTGGCCAGCTACTATCGTATTACCCCGCAAATCCTACTTAATAAATCCGATTTGCCTCCAGATTCGAAATCTATCTTTATTGAGGATTATTACCCTCAGATGGGCCTTCCTCCGATTAAGACTTCCGCTATAAAAAAAACGGGTATTGATACTTTGCGAATAGTTATAGAGAATAAGATTACTGTTTTTGCCGGGCCCTCCGGAGCGGGTAAGTCCAGCTTGCTAAATGCCCTGGTAGATGGTATTTCAGTAAAAACCCAGGAATTGAGCAAAAAAGTAGAACGCGGGAAACATACCACCCGGCATGTTGAACTTTATCCCCTGGAATCCGGGGGTTGGATAGCTGATACCCCGGGTTTTAGCCAATTAGAGATTCCGGCAATAAAAAGTTCAGAGTTGGCTAGTTATTTTAACGACTTGAGCTCAGTAGCCGAAGAATGCAAATTCAATGATTGTCTTCATCAGGGGGAAAAGGAATGTGCAGTAAAAGATGCCGTTAACGAGGGCTTAATTGCTAAGAGCCGCTATCAAAATTATATTTCCATACTGGAAGAAATCTTGGCAAAGGAGAGAAGCTACAAGTGA